A window of the Cheilinus undulatus linkage group 21, ASM1832078v1, whole genome shotgun sequence genome harbors these coding sequences:
- the znf653 gene encoding zinc finger protein 653, which yields MANSLAELEVTVGSNQAGDHGKCLLRRCRGRPRLPDSDRAKRRLESRKKYDVRRVYLGESHKLWSELRRRTGLSDAGLAEYLILLNSTYGEKYQQENCGKKIGTRVSQKQHKKEDKKGCVSSLHSLVCWYQEHSSSCPLEPQLRALDPQHNSSTTAVWQCDSNHSFVQYLSSPTRERSDYLHELEVSWDGDEEGKVTDGPMPKGLVSRKKKKEAHSQFKDAEKNMDDSELQLANTSPTERTANFNHLPSVGASSKEVPLTGQSVWEMEMVMEPEKSSPAADSHPISSEDEAEAAQDLRRGRNEDEMRSIPHDYECVPVTSSLTNQLKKTDQNPVLAESFSNSAGLAAQSELPVPPTAPVQEKSELFDPQTLQTMVTNCDISDQRMALEGSQLIIITGPSYEALTSEGIQLNVGGGNVEEVTCTVIGGVTYNQVCGPDSKLRTAEDEGFMTGLSDKQLLQPAVDVLDLGSEKELQRSLSSVRSKRNRRGPIIEADGMLKMFHCPYEGCSQVYVAISSFQNHVNLVHRKGRTKVCPHPGCGKKFYLSNHLQRHMIIHSGVRDFICETCGKSFKRKNHLEVHRRTHTGETPLQCEICGYQCRQRASLNWHMKKHTPEAHYNFTCEFCEKRFEKLDSVKFHKLKSHPDKQAT from the exons GCAGAGGACGACCCAGGCTACCAGACTCCGACCGAGCTAAAAGACGGCTAGAATCCCGTAAGAAGTACGACGTGAGGCGGGTGTACCTTGGAGAGTCACACAAGCTGTGGAGTGAGCTCCGGAGGCGAACCGGTCTCAGTGATGCTGGACTGGCAGAGTATCTGATCCTGCTTAATTCCACGTACGGAGAAAAATACCAGCAGGAAAACTGTGG GAAGAAGATAGGTACAAGGGTttcacaaaaacagcacaagaaAGAAG ACAAGAAAGGGTGTGTGTCCAGCCTGCACAGCCTGGTGTGTTGGTACCAGGAGCACTCCAGCTCTTGCCCTCTTGAGCCTCAATTGAGAGCCCTGGACCCCCAACACAACTCCTCCACTACTGCTGTTTGGCAGTGTGACTCTAACCACTCTTTTGTGCAGTACCTTTCATCTCCAACAAGGGAGAGAAGTGATTATCTACATGAATTGGAAGTGAGTTGGGATGGTGATGAGGAAGGCAAAGTAACAGATGGGCCTATGCCAAAGGGGTTAGtgagcagaaagaaaaaaaaggaggcTCACAGtcagtttaaag atgcagaaaaaaatatggatGATTCTGAATTACAACTTGCCAACACAAGCCCGACAGAACGGACTGCAAATTTTAACCATCTTCCCAGTGTAGGAGCTTCCTCCAAAGAAGTTCCACTTACAGGGCAGTCTGTCTGGGAGATGGAGATGGTTATGGAACCAGAGAAAAGCTCTCCAGCAGCAGACAGTCATCCTATATCCTCAGAGGATGAGGCTGAGGCAGCACAGGATCTTAGACGAGGCAGAAATGAGGACGAGATGAGATCTATACCGCATGATTATGAGTGTGTACCTGTGACGTCGTCTTTGACTAACCAGCTAAAAAAGACAGATCAGAACCCTGTTCTTGCAGAGAGCTTTAGTAACTCAGCTGGACTGGCTGCTCAGTCAGAGCTGCCAGTGCCCCCTACTGCCCCCGTACAAGAGAAGAGTGAGTTGTTTGACCCGCAGACTCTGCAGACGATGGTGACCAACTGCGATATTTCTGACCAGAGGATGGCTTTAGAAGGCTCACAG TTAATTATCATCACTGGCCCCAGCTATGAGGCCCTGACTTCAGAGGGCATCCAGCTCAACGTGGGTGGTGGAAATGTGGAGGAAGTCACCTGCACTGTCATCGGAGGTGTCACCTACAACCAAGTTTGTGGGCCTGACTCAAAACTCAGGACAGCAGAAGATGAAGGCTTCATGACAG GTTTGAGTGACAAACAGCTACTGCAGCCTGCTGTTGATGTTTTGGATTTGGGTAGTGAGAAAGAGCTGCAGCGGAGTTTAAGCAG tgtcaGGTCTAAGAGAAACAGGCGAGGCCCCATCATTGAGGCAGATGGGATGCTCAAAATGTTCCACTGTCCTTATGAGGGCTGCAGTCAAGTCTATGTAGCCATTAGCAGCTTTCAG AATCATGTGAACCTAGTTCACAGAAAAGGAAGAACAAAAGTATGCCCCCACCCAGGCTGTGGGAAAAAGTTTTACCTATCTAACCACCTGCAGCGTCACATGATCATCCACTCAG GGGTAAGAGATTTCATCTGTGAAACATGTGGAAAATCTTTTAAGCGTAAGAATCACTTGGAGGTTCACAGACGGACTCACACAGGAGAAACACCTCTCCA ATGTGAAATCTGTGGCTATCAGTGTCGCCAGCGTGCATCTCTTAACTGGcacatgaaaaaacacactCCAGAGGCCCACTACAACTTCACCTGTGAGTTCTGTGAGAAGAGGTTTGAGAAGCTGGATAGTGTTAAGTTCCACAAGCTGAAGAGCCACCCAGACAAGCAGGCAACCTGA
- the tspan35 gene encoding tetraspanin 35 isoform X1 gives MKLKKRSSLIRNIIHKSRSKSQTVLADQCLTMSLYLFLKVQQSTGKKMGCFGFLKTMMVVFNGIIFLAGAAILGVGIWVKVDSGSILRFLGKIEGAPEELSQVLNVGYLLIAIGALLLVIGFLGCCGAVRESKCMLLLFFIIVLVVFIAEIAGAVVILVFRPLADELFTKFGTAAVQNIKKDYGKNPDITGLWNTTMSTLKCCGFYNSSDFLDSPYYMDHNKHYPPQCCPGTDKPCNQTLADSATTLTGCFPKIKQLIDENAVVIVGVALGIAALEICAMAVSMILFCRIKSGRD, from the exons atgaaattaaaaaaaagatcctCACTTATCAGAAACATAATACACAAATCAAGATCAAAAAGCCAAACCGTATTGGCTGACCAATGTTTAACGAtgtctctttatttatttcttaaggTACAACAatccacaggaaaaaaaatgggatgcTTTGGGTTTCTCAAAACCATGATGGTTGTTTTCAACGGCAtcattttt CTGGCAGGCGCTGCTATCCTAGGTGTGGGGATCTGGGTGAAAGTGGACAGTGGTTCCATCCTAAGATTTCTTGGGAAGATTGAAGGGGCACCAGAGGAGCTCAGTCAGGTGCTCAATGTGGGCTACCTGCTGATTGCAATAGGAGCCCTGCTTCTTGTCATTGGCTTTCTGGGCTGCTGTGGAGCAGTCAGAGAGAGCAAGTGTATGCTGCTACTG TTTTTTATCATCGTCCTGGTTGTCTTTATAGCAGAAATTGCAGGAGCAGTGGTGATCCTGGTGTTCAGACCCTTG GCAGATGAATTGTTTACCAAGTTTGGCACAGCAGCAGTCCAGAACATCAAGAAGGACTATGGGAAAAATCCTGATATTACTGGACTCTGGAACACAACTATGAGCACT TTAAAATGTTGTGGATTCTACAACTCCTCAGACTTTTTGGACTCTCCGTATTATATGGACCATAACAAACACTATCCACCACAGTGCTGTCCTGGCACAGATAAACCATGCAACCAAACACTGGCTGACAGTGCCACG ACGCTCACTGGCTGCTTCCCAAAGAtaaaacagctgattgatgaaaACGCTGTGGTTATTGTAGGAGTGGCCCTAGGAATTGCAGCTCTGGAG ATATGTGCCATGGCTGTCTCCATGATTCTTTTCTGCAGAATAAAATCTGGGAGAGACTAA
- the tspan35 gene encoding tetraspanin 35 isoform X2: MGCFGFLKTMMVVFNGIIFLAGAAILGVGIWVKVDSGSILRFLGKIEGAPEELSQVLNVGYLLIAIGALLLVIGFLGCCGAVRESKCMLLLFFIIVLVVFIAEIAGAVVILVFRPLADELFTKFGTAAVQNIKKDYGKNPDITGLWNTTMSTLKCCGFYNSSDFLDSPYYMDHNKHYPPQCCPGTDKPCNQTLADSATTLTGCFPKIKQLIDENAVVIVGVALGIAALEICAMAVSMILFCRIKSGRD; the protein is encoded by the exons atgggatgcTTTGGGTTTCTCAAAACCATGATGGTTGTTTTCAACGGCAtcattttt CTGGCAGGCGCTGCTATCCTAGGTGTGGGGATCTGGGTGAAAGTGGACAGTGGTTCCATCCTAAGATTTCTTGGGAAGATTGAAGGGGCACCAGAGGAGCTCAGTCAGGTGCTCAATGTGGGCTACCTGCTGATTGCAATAGGAGCCCTGCTTCTTGTCATTGGCTTTCTGGGCTGCTGTGGAGCAGTCAGAGAGAGCAAGTGTATGCTGCTACTG TTTTTTATCATCGTCCTGGTTGTCTTTATAGCAGAAATTGCAGGAGCAGTGGTGATCCTGGTGTTCAGACCCTTG GCAGATGAATTGTTTACCAAGTTTGGCACAGCAGCAGTCCAGAACATCAAGAAGGACTATGGGAAAAATCCTGATATTACTGGACTCTGGAACACAACTATGAGCACT TTAAAATGTTGTGGATTCTACAACTCCTCAGACTTTTTGGACTCTCCGTATTATATGGACCATAACAAACACTATCCACCACAGTGCTGTCCTGGCACAGATAAACCATGCAACCAAACACTGGCTGACAGTGCCACG ACGCTCACTGGCTGCTTCCCAAAGAtaaaacagctgattgatgaaaACGCTGTGGTTATTGTAGGAGTGGCCCTAGGAATTGCAGCTCTGGAG ATATGTGCCATGGCTGTCTCCATGATTCTTTTCTGCAGAATAAAATCTGGGAGAGACTAA